In the genome of Shewanella glacialimarina, one region contains:
- the hutX gene encoding heme utilization cystosolic carrier protein HutX has product MAISVDIIKQYLNDNPAAMPAQVAAELNATELEVVLALPAEQLALLPLTEKDTLLTSLPEWGPMTTIISISGSIFEFKGPFPKGKYAHGYYNLITKGDGLHGHLKLDDVSAIALISKPFRGSESHSINFFGQQGEVIFKVYLGRDQQRVLLSDQVARFQALKNNV; this is encoded by the coding sequence ATGGCGATATCAGTCGACATAATTAAGCAGTATTTAAATGACAACCCAGCGGCAATGCCCGCACAAGTGGCTGCCGAATTAAATGCCACTGAACTTGAGGTGGTACTGGCTTTACCTGCAGAGCAGTTGGCTTTATTGCCGCTCACTGAAAAAGATACCTTACTGACCTCACTACCAGAATGGGGGCCGATGACGACGATAATCTCGATATCAGGCAGTATTTTTGAATTTAAAGGGCCATTCCCAAAAGGAAAATACGCACATGGGTACTACAACTTAATCACCAAAGGTGATGGTTTACACGGCCATTTAAAATTGGACGATGTGAGCGCAATTGCACTTATCAGTAAGCCATTTCGCGGGTCAGAAAGTCATTCAATTAACTTTTTTGGCCAGCAAGGTGAAGTGATTTTCAAAGTGTATTTAGGCCGAGATCAACAACGCGTATTGCTAAGCGATCAAGTTGCACGTTTTCAGGCATTAAAAAACAACGTGTAA
- the hutZ gene encoding heme utilization protein HutZ → MSADKDQRLREKLLPEIEEFKGQRLSLQLATQDADGVPNASYAPFALADDGFYILVSEMARHGTNLKVCQKLSVMLVEDESECKSVFARKRLTFDATAEIVTRDSEAFIKGVAALSARFGEMIDNLAALTDFNLFKLNPHQGLYVKGFGQAFSLSGAELLDVDWKRDGHHGSAEKIVKIA, encoded by the coding sequence ATGTCGGCAGATAAAGATCAACGTTTACGAGAAAAGCTACTACCAGAAATTGAGGAATTTAAAGGGCAACGTTTAAGCCTACAACTTGCTACCCAAGATGCCGATGGCGTTCCCAATGCTAGTTATGCACCGTTTGCCCTCGCTGATGATGGCTTTTATATTTTAGTGAGTGAAATGGCTCGCCATGGCACTAACTTGAAAGTCTGTCAAAAGCTGTCTGTCATGCTAGTTGAAGATGAATCAGAGTGTAAAAGCGTATTTGCCCGAAAACGCTTAACTTTCGATGCAACTGCTGAAATAGTTACCCGTGACAGTGAAGCATTTATCAAAGGTGTGGCGGCATTATCTGCACGTTTTGGCGAGATGATTGATAATTTAGCAGCACTAACCGACTTCAATCTATTTAAACTCAATCCACACCAGGGTTTATATGTTAAAGGGTTTGGTCAGGCATTTAGTTTGTCAGGCGCAGAGCTATTAGATGTAGATTGGAAGCGTGATGGCCACCACGGTAGTGCGGAAAAAATAGTTAAAATTGCCTGA
- the parC gene encoding DNA topoisomerase IV subunit A: MSDAIELSLDGVEQMPLRRFTEEAYLNYSMYVIMDRALPHIGDGLKPVQRRIIYAMSELGLNAQSKPKKSARTVGDVLGKYHPHGDSACYEAMVLMAQPFSYRYPLVKGQGNWGAPDDPKSFAAMRYTEATLSKFSEVLLSELAQGTVEWGVNFDGTMKEPKTLPARLPHILLNGITGIAVGMATDIPPHNVRELVSACVELLDNPKTDLARLMELVPGPDYPTEAEIITPSADIAKIYETGRGSIKMRAVYSIDNHEIIITSLPHQAGSGKILEQIALQMQAKKLPMVSDLRDESDHENPVRLVVVPRSNRVDCDQLMTHLFATTDLEKSFRINLNVLGLDGRPQVKGLLTMLTEWLEYRVSTVTRRLQFRLDKVIARLHILEALMVAFLNIDEVIEIIRFHDDPKAELMARFNLSDKQAESILELKLRHLGKLEEFKIKAEQDELMAERDKLELILSSDRRLKTLVKKELIQDGETFGDDRRSPIIQRKESKALTEQELIPTEAVTVVLSDKGWVRCAKGHDVDPQSLSYKAGDSYLCSAIGKSNQAAVFVDSSGRAFATDSHTLPSARSQGEPITTRFNMAPGAVMRHVIMGEDEQCYLLASDAGYGFIGAYSDMVSRNKAGKALLSLPANAQVLTPKLITKGADDALLAITSEGRMLMFSLDALPQLSKGKGNKIIGIPTERAKNREELLMHLNVVPSGAAVTLWAGKRKLTLKASDLEHYRGERGRRGAKLPRGLQRVDSVEIEAMGTVSDNNVIDKLDSEE, translated from the coding sequence ATGAGTGATGCGATTGAATTAAGCCTAGATGGCGTTGAGCAAATGCCATTACGCCGATTCACCGAAGAGGCTTATTTAAATTATTCAATGTACGTGATCATGGATCGTGCATTGCCGCATATTGGTGATGGTTTAAAGCCAGTACAGCGTCGTATCATCTATGCCATGAGCGAACTTGGCCTTAATGCGCAATCTAAGCCTAAAAAGTCAGCTCGTACTGTCGGTGATGTGTTAGGTAAATATCATCCCCATGGTGACAGCGCGTGTTATGAAGCCATGGTATTAATGGCACAGCCTTTCTCATATCGTTATCCGCTAGTAAAAGGTCAAGGTAACTGGGGTGCCCCAGATGATCCTAAATCGTTTGCGGCGATGCGTTATACCGAAGCGACTCTGTCCAAGTTTTCAGAAGTATTATTGTCAGAGTTAGCCCAAGGCACTGTAGAGTGGGGCGTTAACTTTGACGGCACCATGAAAGAGCCTAAAACATTACCTGCTCGACTACCGCATATTTTATTAAATGGCATCACCGGTATTGCAGTCGGTATGGCAACCGATATTCCGCCGCATAATGTGCGTGAATTAGTCTCTGCCTGTGTCGAGTTATTAGATAACCCTAAAACCGATTTAGCACGTTTAATGGAACTGGTGCCTGGGCCAGATTATCCAACCGAAGCAGAAATTATTACCCCAAGTGCTGATATTGCCAAAATTTACGAAACCGGTCGTGGCTCAATTAAAATGCGCGCGGTATACAGTATTGATAATCATGAAATTATCATCACATCACTGCCACATCAGGCGGGTAGTGGCAAAATTCTAGAGCAAATTGCCTTGCAAATGCAGGCCAAAAAGCTGCCAATGGTAAGTGATTTACGTGATGAATCTGATCATGAAAATCCTGTGAGGTTAGTCGTTGTACCGCGCTCAAATCGAGTTGATTGCGACCAATTAATGACCCATCTATTTGCTACAACGGATTTAGAGAAAAGCTTTCGCATCAACTTAAACGTGCTTGGACTTGATGGTCGCCCGCAGGTGAAAGGCCTGCTGACCATGTTAACTGAATGGCTAGAGTACCGCGTGTCTACGGTGACCCGTCGTTTACAATTCCGTTTAGACAAAGTGATTGCGCGTCTGCATATTCTTGAAGCCTTAATGGTCGCGTTTTTAAACATCGATGAAGTGATTGAAATTATTCGCTTTCATGATGATCCTAAAGCGGAGTTAATGGCTCGTTTTAACTTAAGTGACAAGCAAGCTGAATCTATTTTAGAGTTAAAGCTACGTCACCTTGGCAAGCTAGAAGAATTTAAAATCAAAGCTGAGCAAGATGAGCTAATGGCCGAGCGTGACAAGCTAGAACTGATTTTAAGTTCAGATCGCCGCTTAAAAACCTTAGTCAAAAAAGAGCTAATTCAAGATGGTGAAACATTTGGTGACGATCGTCGCTCGCCAATTATTCAGCGTAAAGAGTCAAAGGCATTAACCGAACAAGAACTTATTCCAACAGAAGCTGTTACGGTTGTATTGTCTGATAAAGGTTGGGTACGTTGTGCTAAAGGTCATGATGTTGACCCACAAAGCTTAAGCTATAAAGCGGGTGACAGTTATTTGTGCAGCGCCATAGGTAAAAGTAATCAAGCGGCAGTATTTGTCGACTCATCAGGTCGTGCATTTGCCACCGACAGCCATACTTTACCATCGGCTAGAAGCCAGGGCGAACCGATCACGACTCGCTTTAACATGGCACCAGGTGCTGTGATGCGGCATGTCATTATGGGTGAGGACGAACAATGTTACCTATTAGCCAGTGATGCAGGTTATGGCTTTATTGGTGCTTACTCAGACATGGTCAGCCGTAATAAAGCGGGTAAAGCTTTGTTATCTTTACCGGCTAATGCGCAGGTGCTAACACCTAAGCTTATTACTAAAGGTGCTGATGATGCTTTATTAGCCATCACCAGTGAAGGACGCATGCTGATGTTCAGTTTAGATGCCTTGCCACAATTATCTAAAGGTAAGGGCAATAAAATTATTGGCATTCCAACCGAGCGTGCCAAAAACCGTGAAGAATTATTGATGCACTTAAACGTAGTACCAAGTGGGGCAGCGGTGACCCTGTGGGCCGGTAAGCGTAAACTCACCCTTAAAGCCAGTGATTTAGAGCATTACCGCGGCGAGCGTGGCCGACGTGGCGCTAAACTGCCAAGAGGCTTGCAGCGAGTAGACAGTGTTGAAATTGAAGCTATGGGTACTGTCAGTGATAATAACGTAATTGATAAGCTGGACAGTGAAGAGTAA
- a CDS encoding PQQ-dependent sugar dehydrogenase, protein MLYIKSKSFRLNWQWAAKTCALFGFSTMLVSQVHAAQSVMITVTKGFGLSLYASDLGDIKQMALGEHGTLFVGSQKNGTIYALVDNDQDGQVDKRYVIARGLENPDALAFYKGDLYVSEEDRIIKYEEIEDRLRRPSRAKEVYSNLPDLEKRYSRAMRFGPDGRLYVALGMPCNVCEAPAPYGSVLAINVQTGASEQVALGIRSVTGFDWEPGTNQMWFADLGRNWMGDNLPADEINRLDIKGTHFGFPYIHASDIKEPAYDKPTNLKITPPVFELPAHVAPTGLHFYTGTQFPERYQQQLFVAENGSWNRSSKVGYQIVMLALDNSQPKTTITHRETVVSFLDGEFPVARPFDLLTAPDGAIYISDDLKGNIYRLFYKATDPIQESTDE, encoded by the coding sequence ATGTTGTATATCAAATCGAAATCATTCCGGCTTAATTGGCAATGGGCGGCAAAAACTTGTGCATTATTTGGCTTTAGCACAATGCTTGTTAGCCAAGTTCATGCCGCTCAATCTGTGATGATTACAGTGACTAAAGGTTTCGGCCTTTCTTTGTATGCCTCTGATTTAGGCGATATTAAACAAATGGCATTAGGTGAACATGGCACCTTATTTGTTGGTTCGCAAAAAAATGGCACCATTTACGCGTTAGTTGATAATGATCAAGATGGCCAGGTAGATAAACGTTATGTTATCGCCAGAGGGCTTGAAAACCCTGATGCTTTAGCATTTTATAAAGGCGATCTTTATGTCAGTGAAGAAGACAGAATTATCAAATATGAAGAGATTGAAGATCGTTTACGTCGCCCATCACGCGCTAAAGAAGTCTACTCAAATCTGCCTGACCTAGAGAAGCGCTATAGCCGCGCGATGCGTTTTGGCCCAGATGGACGATTATATGTTGCCTTGGGCATGCCCTGTAATGTGTGTGAAGCACCAGCTCCCTATGGCAGTGTGCTAGCGATTAATGTTCAAACTGGTGCTAGTGAGCAAGTTGCCTTAGGTATTCGCAGTGTAACGGGTTTTGATTGGGAACCTGGCACTAACCAAATGTGGTTTGCGGATTTAGGCCGCAACTGGATGGGCGACAATTTGCCCGCCGATGAGATTAATCGACTGGATATAAAAGGCACTCATTTTGGCTTTCCCTACATACATGCAAGTGATATTAAAGAACCTGCATATGATAAGCCAACCAATTTAAAAATCACTCCGCCTGTTTTTGAATTACCGGCTCATGTAGCCCCAACCGGATTACATTTTTATACCGGCACTCAGTTCCCTGAGCGTTATCAACAGCAGTTATTTGTGGCTGAAAATGGTTCATGGAACCGCTCAAGTAAGGTGGGTTACCAAATAGTGATGCTGGCACTAGATAACAGCCAGCCGAAAACAACGATTACACACCGGGAAACGGTAGTGAGCTTTTTAGACGGAGAGTTTCCCGTCGCACGACCATTTGATTTGCTAACCGCACCAGATGGCGCAATTTATATTTCAGATGATTTAAAGGGCAATATATACCGTTTGTTCTATAAAGCCACTGATCCAATACAGGAAAGCACAGATGAGTGA
- the parE gene encoding DNA topoisomerase IV subunit B codes for MTNQYTSDAIEVLNGLDPVKRRPGMYTDTTRPNHLGQEVIDNSVDEALAGHASKIEVTLHTDNSLAVTDDGRGMPVDIHPEEGIPGVELILTKLHAGGKFSNKNYQFSGGLHGVGISVVNALSTRVQITVRRDAQIYEMAFENGFKVEELTVTGTCGRRNTGTSVHFWPDSSYFDSANFSTTKLIYILRAKAVLCPGLRIKFTNKHNGEVHEWFYESGLTDYLKEAVKDSVLLPEEPFVGSFKGDLEAAEWAITWLPEGGESLTESYVNLIPTPLGGTHVNGFRQGLLESMREFCEFRNLVPRGIKLSPEDIWDKAAFIVSIKMQDPQFAGQTKEKLSSRQSSAFVSGIVRDAFSLWLNSNTDLAEQLAELCISNAQRRLKAAKKVARKKVTSGPALPGKLTDCSGQDPMRGELFLVEGDSAGGSAKQARDREFQAIMPLRGKILNTWEVDSAQVLASQEVHDISVAIGCDPDSANIDELRYGKICILADADSDGLHIATLLCALFLKHYRVLVEKGHVYIAMPPLFRIDLGKEVFYALDEAEKTGILDRIIAEKKKGKVQVTRFKGLGEMNPLQLRETTMDPNTRRLVQLTIGDDDGTDALMDMLLAKKRSSDRKSWLETKGDLAQV; via the coding sequence ATGACTAATCAATATACATCAGATGCAATTGAAGTCCTTAATGGACTTGATCCGGTTAAACGCCGTCCAGGCATGTATACCGATACAACTCGTCCTAATCATTTAGGTCAAGAAGTCATCGATAACAGTGTCGATGAAGCACTTGCTGGACATGCATCAAAAATTGAAGTGACATTACACACTGATAACTCATTAGCAGTGACCGATGATGGCCGCGGTATGCCAGTCGACATTCACCCTGAAGAGGGTATTCCCGGGGTTGAGCTTATTCTCACCAAGCTGCATGCGGGTGGTAAATTTTCCAATAAGAACTATCAATTCTCGGGCGGTTTACATGGAGTGGGTATTTCTGTTGTTAATGCTCTTTCTACGCGGGTTCAGATAACCGTTCGTCGTGACGCCCAAATCTATGAAATGGCCTTTGAGAATGGCTTCAAAGTCGAAGAGTTAACTGTAACAGGGACTTGTGGTCGTCGTAATACTGGCACCAGCGTTCATTTCTGGCCAGATAGTAGCTATTTTGATTCTGCCAATTTTTCAACCACTAAGCTTATTTATATTCTACGAGCCAAAGCTGTATTGTGCCCAGGGCTTAGAATTAAATTCACCAATAAACACAACGGTGAAGTCCACGAATGGTTTTATGAAAGTGGCTTAACAGATTATTTAAAAGAAGCCGTTAAAGATTCGGTTTTATTGCCAGAAGAGCCTTTTGTCGGCAGTTTTAAAGGCGATTTAGAAGCCGCAGAATGGGCTATTACCTGGCTACCTGAAGGTGGCGAAAGCTTAACAGAAAGTTATGTAAACTTAATTCCTACCCCATTAGGAGGCACCCATGTTAACGGCTTTAGACAAGGTCTATTAGAGTCGATGCGTGAGTTCTGTGAGTTTCGTAATTTAGTTCCCCGTGGTATTAAGCTGTCACCTGAAGATATTTGGGATAAAGCGGCGTTTATTGTATCAATCAAAATGCAAGACCCTCAATTTGCCGGGCAAACTAAAGAGAAACTCTCTAGCCGTCAAAGTTCAGCATTTGTATCGGGCATTGTGCGTGATGCATTTTCATTATGGCTTAATTCTAATACCGATCTTGCTGAACAATTAGCAGAATTATGTATTAGTAACGCCCAGCGTCGCCTTAAAGCCGCTAAAAAAGTGGCCCGTAAAAAAGTCACTTCAGGGCCGGCGTTACCGGGTAAGTTAACCGACTGTTCGGGTCAAGACCCTATGCGCGGCGAGCTATTTTTAGTGGAAGGTGACTCTGCTGGTGGCAGTGCCAAACAGGCGCGAGATCGTGAGTTTCAAGCGATTATGCCGCTGCGGGGTAAAATTTTAAATACCTGGGAAGTGGATTCAGCTCAAGTATTGGCTTCTCAAGAAGTACATGATATTTCTGTCGCGATAGGCTGCGATCCTGATAGCGCTAATATCGATGAATTGCGCTATGGTAAAATTTGTATTCTAGCCGATGCTGACTCGGATGGTTTACATATTGCCACCTTACTTTGCGCATTGTTTTTAAAGCATTACCGAGTGTTAGTCGAAAAAGGCCACGTGTATATTGCCATGCCGCCTTTATTTCGTATCGATTTAGGTAAAGAAGTTTTTTATGCCTTAGATGAAGCAGAAAAAACCGGTATTTTAGATCGTATTATCGCTGAAAAGAAAAAAGGTAAAGTTCAAGTCACTCGATTTAAAGGTCTAGGTGAAATGAACCCATTACAATTACGCGAAACAACCATGGACCCTAATACCCGTCGCTTAGTGCAGCTCACCATAGGTGATGATGATGGCACTGATGCATTAATGGATATGCTGCTTGCCAAAAAACGTTCATCTGATAGAAAGAGTTGGTTAGAAACCAAAGGTGACTTAGCGCAGGTTTAA
- a CDS encoding YqiA/YcfP family alpha/beta fold hydrolase: protein MLLYIHGFNSSNQSDKALKTEMYIKQYYPDLVFFQPQVPTSIHEAMALLTKITEQALANGQPLRFIGSSLGGYFASFLAEKYGGKAVLVNPAVKPYDLFEEFLGPQYNPYIDEHYQVLPEDRIAVAQYDTNVINHPDRFLVLLQTGDEVLDYRQAVHKYHCCELHLEPNGDHSFVGYEQQLDKICRFLQLP, encoded by the coding sequence ATGCTGCTTTATATACATGGTTTCAATAGTTCAAATCAGTCAGATAAAGCGCTGAAAACAGAGATGTATATCAAGCAATATTATCCCGATTTAGTATTTTTTCAGCCACAAGTGCCAACATCAATCCATGAAGCGATGGCATTATTAACTAAGATCACCGAACAAGCATTAGCCAATGGCCAGCCACTTCGATTTATCGGCTCATCCCTTGGTGGCTATTTCGCCAGTTTTTTAGCCGAAAAGTATGGTGGAAAAGCGGTATTAGTAAACCCTGCGGTAAAACCGTATGATTTATTTGAAGAGTTTTTAGGACCCCAATATAATCCATATATTGACGAGCATTATCAGGTGCTACCTGAAGATCGTATAGCCGTAGCGCAATATGATACAAATGTCATTAACCACCCCGATAGATTCTTGGTTTTGTTGCAAACTGGTGACGAAGTGTTAGATTATCGTCAGGCTGTGCACAAGTATCATTGCTGTGAATTACATCTAGAACCTAATGGCGACCACAGTTTTGTGGGATACGAGCAACAGCTTGATAAAATTTGTCGATTTCTTCAGCTGCCTTAA
- the cpdA gene encoding 3',5'-cyclic-AMP phosphodiesterase has protein sequence MLKPAVKYTFEENQSVRLVQVTDPHLFADPESQLLGVNTANSLQAVIDTFMASSATADLVIASGDISQDYSATSYHNFVRQISSTKLPCHYLPGNHDDPRMMALHMQGDNIFGQQRIIAGKWQILMLDSTVRGKPGGFMGEEQFSIIDAAINAEPDKHVLLAMHHNPILMQCGWLDQHCMANGSDFIQRVSQYPQVKGLLWGHVHQQVNQHHQGPHGAIALMATPSTCIQFKPLSDHFALDGVQPGYRLLELLCDGSIHTEVHRVAGDHFTPDNEASGY, from the coding sequence GTGCTGAAACCAGCTGTTAAATACACTTTTGAGGAAAATCAATCGGTGCGATTGGTCCAGGTTACGGATCCGCATCTTTTTGCCGATCCTGAATCTCAGCTTTTAGGTGTAAACACAGCTAATAGCCTGCAAGCGGTTATTGATACTTTCATGGCTTCTTCTGCAACAGCTGACTTAGTGATCGCCTCTGGTGATATTAGCCAGGATTACTCAGCCACTTCTTATCATAATTTTGTTCGCCAAATATCATCCACCAAATTACCATGCCACTACTTACCTGGTAATCATGACGATCCTCGTATGATGGCGTTACATATGCAGGGTGACAATATTTTTGGTCAGCAACGGATTATTGCTGGCAAATGGCAAATCCTCATGTTGGATTCCACGGTGCGTGGTAAGCCTGGCGGATTTATGGGAGAAGAGCAGTTTTCGATCATTGATGCCGCAATTAATGCTGAGCCAGATAAACACGTATTACTGGCCATGCATCATAATCCTATTTTGATGCAATGCGGCTGGTTAGATCAACACTGTATGGCGAATGGCAGCGACTTTATCCAAAGAGTCAGTCAATACCCACAAGTCAAAGGTTTACTCTGGGGGCATGTTCATCAGCAAGTAAACCAGCACCACCAAGGCCCACATGGGGCAATCGCATTAATGGCGACCCCTTCTACCTGTATACAATTTAAGCCTTTATCCGATCATTTTGCTTTAGATGGCGTTCAACCGGGTTATCGTTTGCTGGAGCTGCTTTGCGATGGTAGCATTCACACTGAGGTTCATCGTGTTGCGGGCGATCATTTCACACCAGACAATGAAGCCAGCGGTTATTAA
- a CDS encoding DUF1249 domain-containing protein, giving the protein MAQLSSQDKSRYQPNVSAFLALCGRNYALILKWLPDVGEADTSWVVEGEFGSLAITLVENTRYTQLVEISRNLPHSLFVSSPTVVVRIYHDAQLAEVLTSQQIFSFKPVYDYPNIHMHQADEKFQVNAFLEELLKIGCHSITF; this is encoded by the coding sequence TTGGCACAGCTAAGTTCCCAAGATAAGAGTAGATATCAACCCAACGTCAGTGCTTTTTTAGCATTGTGTGGGCGAAATTATGCGCTGATTTTAAAGTGGTTGCCAGACGTGGGTGAAGCCGATACCTCTTGGGTAGTTGAAGGTGAGTTTGGTTCACTTGCTATTACATTGGTTGAAAATACTCGATATACCCAATTAGTTGAGATATCTCGAAATTTACCGCACAGCTTATTTGTGTCGTCTCCGACAGTGGTGGTTCGAATATATCATGATGCTCAATTAGCAGAAGTGTTAACTAGCCAACAGATTTTTAGTTTTAAACCGGTATATGATTATCCTAATATACACATGCATCAGGCAGATGAAAAATTTCAAGTGAATGCATTTTTAGAAGAACTACTTAAGATAGGTTGTCACAGCATTACTTTTTAG
- the nudF gene encoding ADP-ribose diphosphatase, whose product MKNTIPTVNFDADNDFELLSKRVLYQGFFRLDEYRFKHKLFAGGWSGEVTREVFERGNAVVVLPYDPIRDQVVLIEQLRVPALVTTKSIWLLELVAGMIEPGEKPEQVATRELFEESGLVASHIDYINSYLVSPGGTSERFYMYLGRVDASQANGIHGLDSENEDIKVHVVSREQAYDWVKSGRIDNASTVLGIQWLMLNYQQYQNQVD is encoded by the coding sequence ATGAAAAATACAATACCGACAGTAAATTTTGATGCCGACAATGACTTTGAACTCTTGTCTAAACGAGTGCTCTACCAAGGTTTTTTTCGGTTAGACGAATATCGCTTTAAACATAAGTTGTTTGCAGGTGGCTGGAGTGGTGAAGTCACTCGAGAAGTATTTGAGCGTGGAAATGCCGTTGTGGTATTGCCTTATGATCCAATTCGAGATCAAGTCGTATTAATCGAACAGTTACGCGTGCCTGCATTAGTAACGACTAAATCAATCTGGCTTCTTGAGCTTGTGGCAGGTATGATCGAGCCCGGCGAAAAACCAGAGCAAGTTGCTACAAGAGAGTTATTTGAAGAGTCAGGCTTAGTCGCCAGTCATATTGATTATATCAATAGTTATCTTGTTAGCCCCGGCGGTACAAGCGAGCGTTTTTACATGTACCTTGGGCGTGTCGATGCTAGTCAAGCAAACGGAATTCATGGACTTGATAGCGAAAATGAAGACATTAAAGTTCATGTGGTTAGCCGTGAGCAAGCTTATGATTGGGTGAAGTCCGGTCGAATAGATAATGCATCAACGGTACTGGGTATACAGTGGTTAATGTTGAATTATCAGCAATACCAGAATCAAGTGGATTAG
- the tolC gene encoding outer membrane channel protein TolC, with product MKFKMGTLYAALSFAVFAPALQADDLMQIYQQALTSDPIVLQAQAQRNALYENIEENRAPLLPTISASVGYAKAWNKYEGESTLEPEGFTGGLKLNQLIYDHSAWVGLDLAEMAASQADASYASALQSLIIRVTNAYFNVLTAKDNFEFQGAEKAAIERQLEQTKQRFAVGLTAITDVHEAQAQYDLASAQEILAENTLANSYEALREITGIDHKSINILDTNRFSAGAPAPETSADWLKMAETSNLALLAQRIGKDIANETINLYKAGHMPTLNFDAGYTKGFEQKPTTDYDSTNIGITLRVPIFEGFKVSSQVKKAQYQYVEASEKLEQTHRGVVKDVRNNFNNVNASISSIRAYEQSVVSSESALKATQAGFEVGTRTIVDVLNRTRDLYDSKRKLSDARYGYINSIVALKQAAGTLNEDDVNAINNGLISQL from the coding sequence ATGAAATTCAAAATGGGTACTCTATACGCAGCGTTATCGTTTGCAGTGTTCGCGCCAGCTCTACAAGCTGACGATTTAATGCAAATTTATCAACAAGCTCTCACCAGCGATCCTATTGTATTGCAAGCACAAGCTCAGCGGAATGCATTATACGAAAACATTGAAGAAAACCGTGCCCCTCTTCTACCAACTATTAGTGCCAGTGTAGGTTATGCCAAAGCATGGAATAAGTACGAAGGTGAATCAACGTTAGAACCCGAAGGATTTACCGGTGGCTTAAAACTAAACCAATTAATATACGACCATAGCGCATGGGTAGGATTAGACCTGGCTGAAATGGCGGCATCGCAAGCCGATGCCTCTTATGCATCAGCACTTCAGTCGCTTATCATTCGCGTGACTAATGCTTATTTCAACGTATTAACAGCTAAAGATAACTTTGAATTCCAAGGCGCTGAAAAAGCGGCTATCGAACGCCAACTTGAACAGACTAAACAACGCTTTGCTGTGGGTTTAACTGCGATTACTGACGTGCATGAAGCTCAGGCACAATACGATTTAGCCTCTGCACAAGAAATTTTAGCTGAAAACACTTTAGCCAATAGCTATGAAGCGCTGCGTGAAATTACTGGCATCGACCATAAATCAATTAATATTCTCGACACTAACCGCTTTTCAGCGGGTGCTCCAGCACCTGAAACCTCTGCTGATTGGTTAAAAATGGCTGAAACGAGTAACCTAGCGTTACTGGCGCAGCGTATTGGTAAAGACATTGCCAACGAGACCATCAACCTTTATAAAGCGGGCCATATGCCAACTCTAAATTTTGATGCGGGTTACACTAAAGGGTTTGAGCAAAAACCGACTACTGACTATGATAGTACTAATATTGGTATCACCTTGCGAGTACCCATCTTTGAAGGCTTCAAAGTTTCTTCACAGGTTAAGAAAGCACAATATCAATATGTTGAAGCCAGTGAAAAACTAGAGCAAACACACCGTGGGGTAGTTAAAGATGTGCGTAATAACTTTAACAACGTCAATGCTTCTATTAGTTCGATCAGAGCATATGAGCAATCAGTGGTCTCGTCTGAAAGTGCATTAAAAGCGACTCAAGCTGGTTTTGAAGTCGGTACACGTACTATTGTTGATGTATTGAATCGTACCCGTGACTTATATGATTCCAAGCGTAAATTATCTGATGCCCGTTACGGTTATATCAATTCAATCGTGGCACTTAAACAAGCGGCCGGTACATTGAATGAAGATGATGTGAATGCCATTAACAATGGCTTAATTAGCCAGTTATAG